From Actinoplanes oblitus, a single genomic window includes:
- a CDS encoding TetR/AcrR family transcriptional regulator yields the protein MDTPYGSASLPVWERPEPRPRAAAVPLSRATIAGAAIRIADADGLDGLSVRKIAKELGVGPMRLYDYVANRSELLDLMVDAVYARIAEAARPAGWRATVLAIVHRTRAVALEHEWFADLLGARPHLGPHALAVGEATAAALDRAPGIDGIDDLQRVLGALNAFLAGALRREITERRTARSTGTGLPDWQAAHGPYLTRMLATGRYPTVARLVVDGAHLDPEETFRHHLTTLLDGITSRPRTRRG from the coding sequence ATGGATACGCCGTACGGTAGCGCATCGCTGCCCGTCTGGGAACGCCCCGAACCGCGGCCCCGGGCGGCAGCGGTGCCGCTGAGCCGGGCGACGATCGCCGGCGCCGCGATCCGGATCGCCGACGCCGACGGCCTCGACGGCCTGTCGGTGCGCAAGATCGCCAAGGAGCTCGGCGTCGGCCCGATGCGGCTCTACGACTACGTGGCCAACCGCTCCGAGCTGCTCGATCTGATGGTCGACGCGGTGTACGCCCGGATCGCCGAGGCCGCCCGGCCGGCCGGGTGGCGGGCCACGGTGCTGGCCATCGTGCACCGGACCCGGGCGGTGGCGCTGGAGCACGAGTGGTTCGCCGACCTGCTCGGCGCCCGGCCGCACCTGGGCCCGCACGCGCTGGCCGTGGGCGAGGCGACGGCGGCGGCACTCGACCGGGCCCCCGGCATCGACGGCATCGACGATCTCCAGCGGGTGCTGGGTGCCCTCAACGCGTTCCTGGCCGGCGCGCTGCGACGGGAGATCACCGAACGCCGCACCGCCCGGTCGACCGGCACCGGCCTGCCCGACTGGCAGGCCGCGCACGGCCCCTACCTGACCCGCATGCTCGCCACGGGCCGCTACCCCACTGTCGCCCGGCTGGTCGTCGACGGCGCCCATCTCGACCCGGAGGAGACCTTCCGCCACCACCTGACCACGCTGCTGGACGGCATCACCAGCCGTCCTCGAACACGGCGCGGGTGA
- a CDS encoding FAD-dependent oxidoreductase — protein MRIAIAGGGLGGLTLARILHRHGIEAVVYEREPSRAARGQGGLLDLHPESGQRALAEAGLTERFRSAVRPEGEEHRILAPDGRVLVHHRPPPGSFDGRPEIDRGVLRDLLLDALPEDAVRWRHRLVGAAPRPAGGFALSFADGRDAGCDVLIGADGARSAVRSLLTDAPVSAVGTLVELTIADADRRHPDLADLVGPGSLWCVGECRILAAQRQGDDTIRVGITLPAVEHDLDTYRSKDAVLKVFDGWSPRLTALIEAGDRPPIPRRIEQLPIGTRWAHHPGLTLIGDAAHLMPPVGEGANQAMLDAAVLGAALAADPGSALQAYEKEMFARIHPIAEMSARVQAMMLAPTAADDLVRFFGGGA, from the coding sequence ATGCGCATCGCGATCGCCGGCGGGGGTCTCGGCGGCCTGACGCTGGCCCGGATCCTGCACCGGCACGGCATCGAGGCGGTCGTCTACGAGCGCGAGCCGAGCCGAGCCGCGCGCGGCCAGGGCGGGCTGCTCGACCTGCACCCGGAGTCCGGCCAGCGAGCGCTGGCCGAGGCGGGTCTCACCGAGCGGTTCCGGTCCGCGGTGCGGCCGGAGGGTGAGGAGCACCGCATCCTCGCCCCGGACGGCCGTGTCCTGGTGCACCACCGGCCACCGCCCGGCTCCTTCGACGGGCGGCCGGAGATCGACCGCGGCGTGCTGCGTGACCTGCTGCTCGACGCGCTTCCCGAGGACGCGGTCCGCTGGCGGCACCGGCTCGTCGGGGCGGCGCCACGACCGGCCGGCGGCTTTGCGCTGAGCTTCGCCGACGGTCGCGACGCCGGCTGCGACGTCCTCATCGGCGCGGACGGCGCCCGCTCCGCCGTCCGGTCGCTGCTGACCGACGCGCCGGTGTCCGCCGTGGGCACCCTCGTCGAGCTCACCATCGCCGACGCCGACCGGCGCCACCCGGACCTGGCCGACCTGGTCGGCCCCGGCAGCCTCTGGTGCGTCGGCGAGTGCCGCATCCTGGCGGCGCAACGCCAGGGTGACGACACCATCCGGGTGGGGATCACACTGCCCGCCGTCGAGCATGACCTGGACACGTACCGGAGCAAGGACGCCGTGCTGAAGGTCTTCGACGGCTGGAGCCCGCGCCTCACCGCGCTCATCGAGGCCGGCGACCGCCCGCCGATCCCGCGCCGGATCGAGCAACTGCCCATCGGTACGCGCTGGGCCCACCACCCGGGCCTCACGCTGATCGGCGACGCCGCGCATCTCATGCCGCCGGTCGGCGAGGGCGCCAACCAGGCCATGCTCGACGCCGCCGTACTCGGTGCGGCGCTTGCCGCCGATCCCGGTTCGGCGCTCCAGGCGTACGAGAAGGAGATGTTCGCCCGCATTCATCCGATCGCCGAGATGTCGGCCCGGGTGCAGGCGATGATGCTGGCCCCGACCGCCGCCGACGACCTCGTCCGGTTCTTCGGCGGGGGCGCCTAA
- a CDS encoding RHS repeat-associated core domain-containing protein: MTTRLLSFALPAVLVCGTLQAVAVTPAHADSGRSGPLRAQTEKLDHDGREITGIARPATNLAAAKLPPPSWPAAGSAIPARVAKGTGHSSAVVLARTSVPARWRAGVVARVSASGPATVSVAMDYSTFGSAYGAGWASRLRAWRLPECALTTPDKAGCAATPLPSRNDAASATVTADVAMTATARQATALVAVAAGPSGDDGDFTATPLSASSTWSTGGSAGSFNWSYPVRVPKVMGGPLPEVSFAYSSASVDGRSSASNNQPSWIGEGFEFSPGFIERRYVSCSDDKSGSPNNPQFTGDICWRSNNATMSLGGSSTELIYESGKGWHGRAEDGSTIEQLTGASNGDDNGEHWKVTTTGGTQYFFGLNKLPGQSTDTDSAWTVPVYGNHAGEPGHADKFADSRLNQAWRWNLDYAVDVHGNTMSFWYDKETNQYATEVTKTKNVSYVRGGVLKRIDYGTWDRGTADRSVTPVAQVVFESADRCLSDCSTHDGAHWPDTPWDQECKADATSCDDFSPTFWSTKRLAKVRTRIWDTTKATPAWQDVDSYTLTHAFPSPGDGQRGGLWLSSVVHTGHVGGTIAQPPVSFDPVAMPNRVLTKTNTTNNWQRMAAIHTETGAVIQVTYSLPECSSGNLPDSPQNNTKLCYPVVGPDPYSTDGGSITEWWHKYVVRQITETDVQLQDGHQAPVKNTYYTYEGAPAWHYADDDGLSKPKYKTWNQFRGFASVLTQVGDSDKTLKKTTYLRGMHGDKLAPSGGTRSVTVPASLGSETVYDEDQFAGMIREEVVYNGTTDKPVSKTVNVPWRSPALASRTINGDTAEARYTAVKTTYTGTALGVDGARGWRVTSQISTFDDTYGTVQTLQDSGDLAKSGDEKCTTTVYHRNTAKNLVTLARQVTTTALPCGTSPASRDQVISDAVTYYDGAASATTAPVRGLPTRTDELTDWTTAAGAIRRTTSRATYDAFGRKITATDARGNTTTTTYSPANGINTKRTDTTELGWVTTTEEHPAWAVPTKITDQNGRITEGTYDALGRTAEVWRQGWTRDAHPTQPTTRYGYYYSPTRSGYPYVRTETLNAGGGTDVSYEIFDGLLRSRQTQKAAVGGGRVVTDKLYDAHGRVAMEFAAHAEPDAPSGTLWWEPEWSVPTQTVNVYDRADRVTDAIFRSGDGVTNLVDKWHTRTAYEGDRVTVIPPPGGTPETRVLDVRGHVAELWQYTTAAGTAGAYERTRYTYNGKDQLAAVVDPSDNQWTYKYDMLGHKVEEVDPDTGKLLSEYNELGDLTKTTDARNEVLVYTYDSLGRKTALYDDAVADANKRSEWRYDKLYTGVTVRGQITEKIRYDNGNAYKWQARGFTGDYKVSGEQWVIPAAETGLAGTYVYGHSYSPYTGVPTSVSYPAAGGIADEQVTTGFDQTSGLATSLTSAWSAVGSYVAGQQYSSYGEPTVTTMKITGGVYTQQAIAYELDTRRMQQIKVKPETATGTVAERGYTWDPAGNLTSIADAPQAGPADTQCFGYDALRRLTSAWTPKAGVTCGSTPSVADLGGAAPYWLEWSFDKLGNRTREVSHSSVGDTVRDYTIPPSGADAVRPHAVTAMKTTGPAGTSTINYDYDNTGNLKTRGAQALTWDAEGKPASIVANGQTSTSVYDADGARLLRRDAGGTTLFLPNNEVRKSAAGISGTRYYTFNDKVVASRTNVAQSLTWLFDDHQGTQQVAVNAYTQKVDVRRQTPYGEGRGTNPAWPNAKGFVGGDNDLSTLVHIGARDYDPALGRFVSVDPVHDLNDPQQWNAYAYAHNNPTTSADPTGLWDNPWPAIIGAIVGAAAAIIGAINGGGGNNSSEGNCSRGTSCTRVTSAKQTPQGANLYKKPMDPCQVAPQHCQGMQNVIKDDLYYLLDDVVQQASDANIDPRLLLAIMIRESGDKHRSSWLDNSPAGWFHDFSVGIANMQEPAFEEAKEFANGKIDYDLDATAEDPVKSMRAGAFLAAKRIDQLPADRSKNFTDDEYARIGYRAGPDVMLEAARTGRYEPGLTLHQEAFAVADYWVCQSGNYVCTGS; the protein is encoded by the coding sequence TTGACGACCCGTCTGCTGAGCTTCGCCCTGCCGGCCGTCCTGGTGTGCGGCACGCTCCAGGCGGTGGCCGTGACCCCGGCGCACGCCGACTCCGGGCGGTCGGGTCCGTTGCGGGCGCAGACCGAGAAGCTCGACCACGACGGCCGGGAGATCACCGGCATCGCCCGGCCGGCCACGAACCTCGCCGCCGCGAAACTGCCCCCGCCCTCGTGGCCGGCCGCCGGTAGCGCGATTCCGGCCCGGGTCGCCAAGGGAACCGGCCACAGCTCAGCGGTCGTGCTCGCCCGCACGTCGGTGCCCGCCCGGTGGCGAGCCGGTGTGGTGGCGCGGGTCTCCGCGTCGGGCCCCGCGACCGTCTCGGTGGCGATGGACTACTCGACGTTCGGTTCCGCGTACGGCGCGGGCTGGGCGTCGCGACTGCGGGCATGGCGGCTGCCGGAGTGCGCGCTGACCACCCCGGACAAGGCCGGCTGCGCGGCGACGCCGCTGCCGTCGCGCAACGACGCCGCGAGTGCGACGGTGACGGCGGACGTGGCGATGACCGCGACGGCCCGGCAGGCCACGGCACTGGTGGCGGTCGCCGCCGGGCCCTCGGGCGACGACGGCGACTTCACCGCCACCCCGCTCTCCGCCTCCTCGACGTGGTCGACGGGTGGTTCGGCCGGCAGCTTCAACTGGTCGTACCCGGTCCGGGTGCCCAAGGTGATGGGCGGCCCGCTGCCGGAGGTCTCGTTCGCCTACTCGTCGGCGAGCGTGGACGGCCGGTCCTCGGCGTCGAACAACCAGCCGTCCTGGATCGGTGAGGGCTTCGAGTTCTCGCCCGGCTTCATCGAGCGCCGCTACGTGTCCTGCTCGGACGACAAGTCCGGCTCGCCGAACAACCCCCAGTTCACCGGCGACATCTGCTGGCGGTCGAACAACGCGACGATGTCGCTGGGCGGCAGCAGCACCGAGCTGATCTACGAGTCGGGCAAGGGCTGGCACGGCCGCGCCGAGGACGGCTCCACGATCGAGCAGCTGACCGGCGCGAGCAACGGCGACGACAACGGCGAGCACTGGAAGGTCACCACCACCGGCGGCACCCAGTACTTCTTCGGCCTGAACAAGCTGCCCGGCCAGAGCACGGACACCGACTCGGCGTGGACGGTGCCGGTTTACGGCAACCACGCCGGCGAGCCGGGCCACGCCGACAAGTTCGCCGACTCGCGGCTCAACCAGGCGTGGCGGTGGAACCTCGACTACGCGGTCGACGTGCACGGCAACACCATGTCGTTCTGGTACGACAAGGAGACCAACCAGTACGCCACCGAGGTGACCAAGACCAAGAACGTCTCCTACGTACGCGGTGGCGTGCTCAAGCGCATCGACTACGGCACCTGGGACCGGGGCACCGCGGACCGCTCGGTCACGCCGGTGGCACAGGTCGTCTTCGAGTCGGCGGACCGCTGCCTGTCGGACTGCTCGACCCACGACGGCGCGCACTGGCCGGACACCCCGTGGGACCAGGAGTGCAAGGCCGACGCGACCAGCTGTGACGACTTCTCGCCGACGTTCTGGTCGACCAAGCGGCTGGCCAAGGTGCGTACCCGGATCTGGGACACCACCAAGGCGACGCCGGCGTGGCAGGACGTCGACTCGTACACCCTGACGCACGCCTTCCCGTCGCCCGGCGACGGGCAGCGCGGCGGGCTGTGGCTCAGCTCGGTGGTGCACACCGGGCACGTGGGTGGCACGATCGCCCAGCCGCCGGTGTCGTTCGACCCGGTGGCGATGCCGAACCGGGTGCTGACCAAGACGAACACCACCAACAACTGGCAGCGGATGGCCGCCATCCACACCGAGACCGGTGCCGTCATCCAGGTGACGTACTCGCTGCCGGAGTGCTCCAGCGGGAACCTGCCTGACTCGCCGCAGAACAACACCAAGCTGTGCTACCCGGTGGTCGGCCCGGACCCCTACTCCACCGACGGCGGCAGCATCACCGAGTGGTGGCACAAGTACGTGGTCCGGCAGATCACCGAGACCGACGTGCAGTTGCAGGACGGGCACCAGGCGCCGGTGAAGAACACCTATTACACGTACGAGGGTGCGCCGGCCTGGCATTACGCCGATGACGACGGGTTGAGCAAGCCGAAGTACAAGACGTGGAACCAGTTCCGTGGGTTCGCCAGTGTGCTGACCCAGGTCGGTGACAGCGACAAGACGCTGAAGAAGACCACCTACCTGCGGGGCATGCACGGTGACAAGCTGGCGCCGTCGGGTGGTACCCGCAGCGTGACCGTGCCGGCGTCGCTGGGCTCGGAGACGGTGTACGACGAGGACCAGTTCGCCGGCATGATCCGGGAGGAGGTGGTCTACAACGGGACCACCGACAAGCCGGTGTCCAAGACGGTGAACGTGCCGTGGCGTTCGCCGGCGCTGGCCTCGCGCACCATCAACGGCGACACCGCCGAGGCCCGGTACACCGCGGTCAAGACCACCTACACCGGTACCGCGCTCGGCGTCGACGGGGCGCGGGGCTGGCGGGTCACCAGCCAGATCAGCACCTTCGACGACACCTACGGCACGGTGCAGACCCTGCAGGACAGCGGCGACCTGGCCAAGTCCGGTGACGAGAAGTGCACCACCACCGTCTACCACCGCAACACCGCCAAGAACCTGGTCACCCTGGCCCGCCAGGTGACCACCACGGCGCTGCCCTGCGGGACCTCGCCGGCCAGCCGGGACCAGGTGATCTCCGATGCGGTGACCTACTACGACGGGGCGGCCAGCGCGACGACCGCGCCGGTGCGTGGCCTGCCGACCCGGACCGACGAACTGACCGACTGGACCACGGCGGCCGGCGCGATCCGGCGGACGACCTCGCGGGCGACGTACGACGCGTTCGGGCGCAAGATCACCGCTACCGACGCGCGGGGCAACACCACCACGACGACCTACAGCCCGGCGAACGGCATCAACACCAAGCGGACCGACACGACGGAGCTCGGCTGGGTGACGACCACCGAGGAGCACCCGGCGTGGGCGGTGCCGACGAAGATCACCGACCAGAACGGTCGGATCACCGAGGGCACCTACGACGCTCTGGGCCGGACCGCCGAGGTCTGGCGGCAGGGCTGGACCCGGGACGCGCACCCGACGCAGCCGACCACCCGGTACGGCTACTACTACAGCCCGACGCGCAGCGGGTACCCGTACGTCAGGACCGAGACGCTGAACGCCGGCGGCGGCACCGACGTCAGCTACGAGATCTTCGACGGTCTGCTGCGGTCGCGGCAGACGCAGAAGGCCGCGGTCGGCGGTGGCCGGGTGGTCACCGACAAGCTGTACGACGCGCACGGCCGGGTGGCGATGGAGTTCGCCGCGCACGCCGAGCCGGACGCGCCGTCGGGCACCCTGTGGTGGGAGCCGGAGTGGTCGGTGCCGACGCAGACGGTGAACGTCTACGACCGGGCCGACCGGGTCACCGACGCGATCTTCCGGTCCGGTGACGGCGTCACCAACCTGGTGGACAAGTGGCACACCAGGACGGCCTACGAGGGTGACCGGGTCACCGTGATCCCGCCGCCCGGGGGCACGCCGGAGACCAGGGTGCTCGACGTGCGGGGCCACGTGGCCGAGCTGTGGCAGTACACCACGGCGGCCGGGACCGCCGGGGCGTACGAGCGCACGCGGTACACCTACAACGGCAAGGACCAGCTCGCCGCGGTCGTCGACCCGTCGGACAACCAGTGGACCTACAAGTACGACATGCTGGGCCACAAGGTCGAGGAGGTCGACCCGGACACCGGCAAGCTGCTCTCCGAGTACAACGAGCTGGGCGACCTCACCAAGACCACCGATGCGCGCAACGAGGTGCTGGTCTACACGTACGACTCGCTGGGCCGCAAGACCGCTCTCTACGACGACGCGGTGGCCGACGCGAACAAGCGGTCCGAGTGGAGGTACGACAAGCTGTACACCGGGGTCACGGTGCGCGGTCAGATCACCGAGAAGATCCGGTACGACAACGGCAACGCGTACAAGTGGCAGGCCCGCGGTTTCACCGGCGACTACAAGGTCTCCGGGGAGCAGTGGGTGATCCCGGCGGCGGAGACCGGGCTGGCCGGCACGTACGTGTACGGGCACTCGTACTCGCCGTACACCGGCGTGCCGACCAGCGTCAGCTACCCGGCGGCCGGTGGGATCGCGGACGAGCAGGTGACCACCGGATTCGATCAGACGTCCGGCCTGGCCACCTCGCTGACCTCGGCGTGGTCGGCGGTGGGCAGCTACGTGGCGGGGCAGCAGTACAGCTCCTACGGCGAGCCGACGGTGACCACCATGAAGATCACCGGTGGCGTCTACACCCAGCAGGCCATCGCCTACGAGCTGGACACCCGCCGCATGCAGCAGATCAAGGTCAAGCCGGAGACCGCCACCGGTACCGTCGCCGAGCGCGGCTACACCTGGGACCCGGCCGGGAACCTGACCTCGATCGCCGACGCGCCGCAGGCCGGGCCGGCCGACACGCAGTGCTTCGGGTACGACGCGCTGCGCCGGCTGACCTCGGCGTGGACGCCGAAGGCCGGCGTGACCTGCGGCAGCACGCCGTCGGTTGCCGACCTGGGCGGGGCGGCGCCGTACTGGCTGGAGTGGTCGTTCGACAAGCTCGGCAACCGCACCCGGGAGGTGTCGCACTCCAGCGTGGGTGACACCGTGCGGGACTACACGATCCCGCCGTCCGGCGCCGACGCGGTACGCCCGCACGCGGTCACCGCGATGAAGACCACCGGGCCGGCCGGCACCAGCACGATCAACTACGACTACGACAACACCGGCAACCTGAAGACCCGCGGTGCTCAGGCGCTGACCTGGGACGCCGAGGGCAAGCCGGCGAGCATCGTGGCGAACGGGCAGACCAGCACCAGCGTGTACGACGCCGACGGCGCCCGGTTGCTGCGCCGCGACGCCGGCGGCACCACCCTGTTCCTGCCGAACAACGAGGTGCGCAAGAGCGCCGCCGGGATCAGCGGCACGCGGTACTACACCTTCAACGACAAGGTCGTCGCCTCACGTACCAACGTGGCGCAGAGCCTGACCTGGCTCTTCGACGACCACCAGGGCACTCAGCAGGTGGCCGTCAACGCGTACACCCAGAAGGTCGACGTCCGCCGGCAGACGCCGTACGGCGAGGGCCGGGGCACCAACCCGGCCTGGCCCAACGCCAAGGGCTTCGTCGGCGGCGACAACGACCTGAGCACGCTGGTCCACATCGGCGCCCGCGACTACGACCCCGCGCTGGGGCGGTTCGTCTCGGTCGACCCGGTGCACGACCTCAACGATCCGCAGCAGTGGAACGCCTACGCGTACGCCCACAACAACCCGACCACCTCGGCGGACCCGACCGGTCTGTGGGACAACCCGTGGCCCGCCATCATCGGGGCCATCGTCGGGGCCGCCGCCGCCATCATCGGCGCCATCAACGGCGGCGGCGGGAACAACAGCTCGGAGGGGAACTGCTCGAGGGGAACGTCGTGCACCCGGGTCACCTCGGCCAAGCAGACCCCGCAGGGCGCGAACCTCTACAAGAAGCCGATGGACCCCTGTCAGGTCGCGCCCCAGCACTGCCAGGGCATGCAGAACGTCATCAAGGACGACCTGTACTACCTGCTGGACGACGTGGTGCAGCAGGCGTCCGACGCCAACATCGATCCGCGCCTGCTGCTGGCGATCATGATTCGGGAGAGCGGGGACAAGCATCGGAGCTCCTGGCTGGACAACAGCCCGGCCGGCTGGTTCCACGACTTCTCGGTGGGCATCGCCAACATGCAGGAACCGGCCTTCGAGGAGGCGAAGGAGTTCGCCAATGGCAAGATCGATTATGATCTCGACGCCACGGCGGAGGATCCGGTGAAGTCCATGCGGGCCGGTGCCTTCCTCGCGGCCAAGCGGATCGACCAGCTGCCGGCCGACCGCAGCAAGAACTTCACCGACGACGAGTACGCGCGCATCGGGTACCGTGCGGGCCCGGACGTGATGCTCGAGGCGGCCCGGACCGGTCGTTACGAGCCGGGTCTGACCCTGCATCAGGAGGCGTTCGCCGTGGCGGACTACTGGGTCTGCCAGTCCGGTAACTACGTCTGCACCGGTTCTTGA
- a CDS encoding crotonase/enoyl-CoA hydratase family protein, producing the protein MNRPEVRNALSAEMMAIMRDAWDRVDGDPAIRVAVLTGAGGAFCAGADLRAMTESHPGDTFDGADLSRIDALLKGRRLSKPLVAAVEGPAVAGGTEILQATDVRVAGESARFAVSEARWGLFPLGGSAVRLVRQIPYTVAAEMLLTGRQLSAAEARDAGLIGHVVPDGQALGTALELAGAIAANGPVAVRAILRTIRETEGLAEDDAFAAESKIGTAVFRSEDAKEGPRAFIEKRTPRFRGR; encoded by the coding sequence ATGAACCGCCCGGAGGTCCGCAACGCGCTCTCCGCCGAGATGATGGCGATCATGCGGGACGCCTGGGACCGGGTGGACGGCGATCCGGCGATCCGGGTGGCCGTGCTGACCGGGGCGGGCGGCGCGTTCTGCGCCGGCGCCGACCTGCGGGCGATGACCGAGTCGCATCCGGGCGACACCTTCGACGGCGCCGACCTGTCCCGGATCGACGCGCTGCTCAAGGGCCGCCGGCTGAGCAAGCCCCTGGTGGCCGCGGTGGAGGGTCCGGCGGTGGCCGGCGGCACGGAGATCCTGCAGGCCACCGACGTGCGGGTGGCCGGGGAGAGCGCGCGGTTCGCGGTGTCCGAGGCGCGCTGGGGACTGTTCCCGCTCGGCGGGTCGGCGGTCCGGCTGGTGCGGCAGATCCCGTACACCGTCGCGGCCGAGATGCTGCTGACCGGCCGGCAGCTGAGCGCCGCGGAGGCCCGCGACGCCGGGCTGATCGGGCACGTGGTGCCGGACGGGCAGGCCCTCGGCACGGCTCTCGAGCTGGCCGGGGCGATCGCGGCGAACGGGCCGGTCGCGGTGCGGGCCATCCTGCGCACGATCCGGGAGACCGAGGGGCTGGCCGAGGACGACGCGTTCGCCGCCGAGTCGAAGATCGGGACGGCGGTGTTCCGCAGCGAGGACGCCAAGGAGGGCCCGCGCGCCTTCATCGAGAAACGGACCCCGCGATTCCGGGGACGTTAG
- a CDS encoding acyl-CoA synthetase: MAANIADLFEHAVDAFAERTAVCFGEQEISYAGLEERANRLAHFLQDRGIGPGDHVGLYAGNSVEAVVAMIAVYKLRAAVVNVNFRYVENELQFLVADAELSALIHDRRLAPRVAAVLPATSGVRTVVVLPDGTDGPADGVPYADAVEAGTPVRDFGERSGDDIYLLYTGGTTGYPKGVLWRHEDVWRTLGGGVDFMTGIPLDDEWQQSRRGAAADGMVRLCLAPLIHGNAQWAALMALFAGDTVVMLPHFDAHEVWRVVDRRRVNVLVLIGDAMARPIIEAYATGGYDGSSLMAVSSSGALFSPVVKRQYLDLLPDVLVTDAIGASETGFTGLGVVADVPGGAVEDPRVMPGPDTVVLDADNRPVPPGGVGRLAKSGYLPLGYYKDPEKTAALLTEIGGVRYAFPGDLARVEEDGTVTLLGRGSTCVNTGGEKVFPEEVEGALKTCPDVFDALVIGIPDDRLGQRVAALVQARPGAKLDLTGVEEHLRERIAGYKVPRAVWLVDEIHRTISGKADYRWAHRHAAEHPAEELSHAD, translated from the coding sequence ATGGCGGCAAATATTGCGGATCTGTTCGAGCACGCTGTCGACGCCTTCGCGGAACGGACCGCGGTGTGCTTCGGCGAGCAGGAGATCAGCTACGCCGGGCTGGAGGAGCGAGCCAACCGTCTGGCGCACTTCCTGCAAGATCGCGGGATCGGACCGGGTGATCACGTCGGGCTGTACGCGGGCAACTCGGTCGAGGCGGTGGTGGCCATGATCGCCGTCTACAAGCTGCGCGCCGCGGTCGTCAACGTCAACTTCCGGTACGTCGAGAACGAGTTACAGTTTCTCGTCGCCGACGCGGAGCTGTCGGCGCTGATCCACGACCGTCGTCTCGCGCCCCGGGTCGCCGCCGTGCTGCCCGCGACGTCCGGCGTGCGCACCGTGGTGGTGCTGCCGGACGGCACCGACGGCCCGGCCGACGGCGTCCCCTACGCGGACGCCGTCGAGGCCGGCACCCCCGTCCGGGACTTCGGCGAGCGCTCCGGCGACGACATCTACCTGCTCTACACCGGCGGCACCACCGGGTACCCCAAGGGTGTGCTCTGGCGGCACGAGGACGTCTGGCGCACCCTCGGCGGCGGCGTCGACTTCATGACCGGCATCCCGCTGGACGACGAGTGGCAGCAGTCGCGGCGCGGCGCCGCCGCGGACGGCATGGTCCGGCTCTGCCTGGCCCCGCTGATCCACGGCAACGCGCAGTGGGCCGCGCTGATGGCCCTGTTCGCCGGCGACACCGTGGTGATGCTGCCGCACTTCGACGCGCACGAGGTCTGGCGGGTCGTCGACCGGCGCCGGGTCAACGTGCTGGTGCTGATCGGCGACGCGATGGCCCGGCCGATCATCGAGGCGTACGCCACCGGCGGCTACGACGGCTCGTCGCTGATGGCGGTCTCGTCCAGCGGCGCCCTGTTCTCCCCGGTGGTCAAGCGGCAGTATCTCGACCTGCTGCCGGACGTGCTGGTCACCGACGCGATCGGCGCCTCCGAGACCGGCTTCACCGGGCTCGGCGTGGTCGCCGACGTGCCCGGCGGCGCGGTCGAGGACCCGCGGGTGATGCCCGGCCCGGACACCGTGGTGCTCGACGCCGACAACCGCCCGGTGCCACCCGGCGGCGTCGGCCGGCTCGCCAAGAGCGGCTACCTGCCACTCGGCTACTACAAGGACCCGGAGAAGACCGCCGCCCTGCTCACCGAGATCGGCGGGGTGCGCTACGCGTTCCCCGGCGACCTCGCCCGGGTGGAGGAGGACGGCACCGTCACGCTGCTCGGCCGGGGCAGCACCTGCGTGAATACCGGCGGCGAGAAGGTCTTCCCGGAGGAGGTCGAGGGCGCGTTGAAGACCTGCCCCGACGTCTTCGACGCCCTGGTCATCGGCATCCCCGACGACCGGCTCGGGCAGCGGGTGGCAGCGCTCGTGCAGGCCCGGCCGGGAGCCAAGCTCGACCTGACCGGGGTCGAGGAGCACCTGCGCGAACGGATCGCCGGCTACAAGGTGCCCCGGGCGGTCTGGCTGGTCGACGAGATCCACCGGACGATCAGCGGCAAGGCCGACTACCGCTGGGCCCATCGGCACGCCGCCGAGCATCCGGCCGAGGAGCTCAGCCATGCGGACTGA